Proteins from one Ipomoea triloba cultivar NCNSP0323 chromosome 1, ASM357664v1 genomic window:
- the LOC116029742 gene encoding RING-H2 finger protein ATL54-like → MAEAVFLRRSRKLLGNDEINNTPPPPPPPPSQGSFYWPPFPQVPLPPVVYNDFPTLPPPPPKQDSDQSLILTIALPILFATSLLSCGIRLMSLRAMRRSRRRAAGAAQPPQEGGGEIYSGLMVDHPIWYIRTVGLHSSVINAIAVCKYREAEALLGKPAECAVCLNIFQAEDNLRIMPKCNHAFHVSCIDTWLKSHQNCPVCRAVIELVDVQYPGAASPRLPGTPDREQGPETRNLEPRNNVAKDENGSESPQEQVR, encoded by the coding sequence ATGGCGGAGGCGGTTTTCCTTCGTCGTAGTAGAAAactgttgggtaatgatgaaaTCAATAATACTCCTcctccgcctccgccgccgccgtcccAAGGGTCTTTTTACTGGCCGCCGTTTCCACAGGTACCGTTGCCACCAGTTGTTTATAATGATTTTCCGACActtcctccgccgccgccaaaGCAAGACTCCGATCAATCTCTCATCCTCACCATCGCCCTCCCAATACTCTTCGCCACCAGTCTTCTCTCCTGTGGCATCAGGCTGATGTCACTAAGGGCGATGAGGAGGAGCAGGAGGAGAGCGGCGGGCGCCGCGCAACCGCCGCAGGAAGGCGGCGGCGAGATTTACAGCGGGCTCATGGTGGACCACCCGATCTGGTACATACGCACCGTCGGGCTCCACTCCTCCGTCATCAACGCCATCGCCGTCTGCAAGTACAGAGAAGCGGAGGCGCTGCTGGGGAAACCAGCGGAATGCGCCGTCTGCTTGAATATCTTCCAAGCAGAGGATAACCTCAGGATTATGCCCAAATGTAACCACGCGTTTCACGTTTCCTGCATCGACACCTGGCTCAAATCCCACCAGAATTGCCCCGTGTGCCGCGCCGTCATCGAGCTCGTCGACGTCCAATACCCCGGCGCCGCCTCGCCGCGCCTGCCGGGAACTCCGGACAGGGAACAGGGACCGGAGACACGGAATCTTGAACCGAGGAACAACGTTGCTAAGGATGAGAACGGCAGCGAGTCGCCACAGGAACAAGTGCGCTAG